Proteins from a genomic interval of Rosa chinensis cultivar Old Blush chromosome 2, RchiOBHm-V2, whole genome shotgun sequence:
- the LOC112186911 gene encoding phosphoenolpyruvate carboxylase 4: MQSACSMRLAGMEDTAELLEKKQASEISKMSLEEAPTLTRAFSHYLNLMGIAEVHHSDREANIEPAMSSHTVHNPTSRKLTEAACHCNSCSTFCLDITGASNFLIG; this comes from the exons ATGCAG AGTGCTTGTAGTATGAGGCTGGCGGGGATGGAGGACACGGCGGAGCTGCTGGAGAAGAAGCAAGCGTCGGAAATTTCGAAGATGAGCTTAGAGGAGGCACCCACTCTCACTCGTGCTTTCAGCCATTACCTCAATTTGATGGGCATTGCTGAAGTTCATCACAG TGATAGGGAAGCTAACATTGAACCAGCAATGTCATCACATACGGTGCACAACCCAACAAGCAGAAAACTGACTGAAGCAGCATGTCATTGCAACTCTTGCTCCACTTTTTGTTTAGATATTACTGGAGCAAGCAATTTTTTGATAGGCTAA
- the LOC112186909 gene encoding G-type lectin S-receptor-like serine/threonine-protein kinase LECRK3 — MAFLVGCLLAFAVILNAEAKAVPSNISTDSSLTPTSNSSWLSSSGLYAFGFYKQGNGYAVGIVLAGVPEKTVVWTANRNDPLVSNNATLLFTSNGISLQSTQGETPVATTTQSAFSASMLDSGNFVLYNSDQEIVWQSFDYPTDTILPKQRLKAGAELYSAKSKTNRSKGIFCLSMQTDGNLVQYPVATLDAYYASNTPGSGDNVTLNLDADGRLYLLNNTGFTIHNITNGSTDEGKSYLVRLDVDGILRLYSYSLKQNGNWSVEWLSTRDKCDPLGLCGFNSYCVLMDMEAECKCLPGFEFITSGDQTSGCGRNMIADVCKSENENFTYIMEELPDTRWNNVAYMTWSSSDKEECNKACLEDCNCEAALFADGSCRKQRLPLSHGRRRYDTSNSVFIKVGKSKPPATDNIHSKGNKKEGGVAVLIVGVSFTTFGSILLVISVIVFWKHNVWAYKRMNKLNGDVEWNEDVAPRPYAYEQLEKMTDNFKEEVGRGASATVYKGVMLSSQKLVAVKKLEKVAAEGAKEFQTEMKVIGRTHHRSLVRLLGYCLNGPKKLLVYEYMSNGSLADILFTPERKPHWEERMGIAQNIARGFLYLHEECDTQIIHCDIKPQNILMDEYMCPKISDFGLAKLLQQDQTRTTTGIRGTKGYVAPEWHRKMPITVKADVYSFGIVLLEIVCCRRNVDWSVPEEEAILDELVYHYFESGELGKLLGDEQINRRQFERVIKVGLWCIQDEPSLRPSMKKVLLMLEGTVDIPIPPNPSSFLNTI, encoded by the coding sequence ATGGCTTTTCTTGTAGGCTGTCTTCTTGCCTTTGCAGTTATCCTGAATGCTGAAGCAAAAGCGGTGCCATCTAATATAAGCACTGACTCTTCTTTAACACCCACTTCCAACTCCTCGTGGTTGTCAAGCTCCGGTCTGTATGCCTTCGGCTTTTATAAGCAAGGCAATGGCTATGCTGTGGGGATAGTGCTTGCTGGAGTTCCTGAAAAGACTGTAGTCTGGACTGCAAACCGCAATGACCCCTTGGTCTCCAATAATGCCACCTTGCTCTTTACATCTAACGGGATTTCTTTGCAATCTACTCAAGGGGAAACACCAGTGGCGACCACTACTCAGTCTGCTTTCTCTGCTTCAATGCTTGACTCTGGTAACTTTGTACTATACAACTCCGATCAGGAAATAGTATGGCAAAGTTTTGACTATCCAACTGATACCATTTTGCCAAAACAGCGTTTGAAAGCAGGGGCAGAGCTGTACTCTGctaaatccaaaactaatagATCAAAAGGCATTTTCTGTCTCagtatgcagactgatggaaaCCTTGTTCAGTACCCGGTAGCTACTCTAGATGCTTACTATGCATCTAACACACCAGGAAGTGGAGACAATGTGACACTAAACTTGGATGCTGATGGCCGTCTCTACTTACTCAACAACACTGGTTTCACTATACACAATATTACGAATGGATCTACTGATGAAGGCAAATCTTATCTTGTGAGACTTGATGTAGATGGAATTCTTCGCTTGTATTCATATAGTTTGAAGCAGAATGGCAACTGGTCAGTTGAGTGGTTATCTACAAGAGATAAGTGTGACCCTTTAGGTCTATGCGGATTTAATAGTTATTGTGTTTTAATGGATATGGAAGCTGAATGCAAATGCCTTCCAGGATTTGAGTTTATCACCTCGGGGGATCAGACTTCAGGCTGTGGGAGGAATATGATTGCAGATGTTTGTAAGTCAGAGAATGAAAACTTCACATACATCATGGAAGAACTGCCCGACACAAGATGGAATAATGTTGCATACATGACTTGGTCATCATCAGACAAAGAAGAATGCAACAAGGCCTGCTTGGAGGATTGCAACTGTGAAGCCGCACTTTTTGCAGATGGAAGCTGCAGAAAGCAGAGGCTTCCTTTGAGtcatggaagaagaaggtatgACACTTCAAACTCAGTTTTCATTAAGGTTGGTAAATCTAAACCTCCAGCTACAGATAATATCCATTCAAAGGGAAACAAGAAAGAAGGTGGAGTTGCAGTCCTTATTGTTGGGGTTTCATTTACTACTTTTGGGTCCATTTTGTTGGTGATCTCTGTAATTGTGTTTTGGAAACATAATGTTTGGGCTTATAAAAGGATGAATAAACTCAATGGTGATGTTGAATGGAATGAGGATGTGGCTCCGCGACCATATGCTTATGAACAACTAGAGAAGATGACTGATAATTTCAAGGAGGAGGTCGGTAGAGGAGCTTCTGCAACAGTTTATAAAGGGGTGATGTTGAGTAGTCAAAAGCTAGTTGCTGTGAAGAAACTAGAGAAAGTTGCAGCTGAAGGAGCAAAAGAATTCCAGACTGAGATGAAAGTTATTGGCAGAACCCATCACCGGAGTTTAGTACGTTTGCTTGGGTATTGCCTTAATGGACCAAAGAAGCTTTTGGTGTATGAGTACATGAGCAATGGTTCACTTGCAGATATTCTCTTCACACCTGAGAGGAAACCTCATTGGGAAGAAAGAATGGGAATTGCTCAAAACATAGCACGAGGGTTTCTTTATCTGCATGAAGAGTGTGATACACAGATCATCCACTGTGACATAAAGCCTCAAAACATACTGATGGATGAGTACATGTGCCCCAAAATCTCCGATTTTGGTTTGGCAAAGCTTCTTCAGCAAGACCAGACTAGAACCACTACCGGCATTAGAGGGACTAAAGGGTATGTTGCGCCTGAATGGCATAGGAAAATGCCTATAACAGTTAAAGCAGATGTTTATAGCTTTGGAATTGTGCTGTTGGAGATTGTGTGCTGTCGAAGGAATGTGGACTGGAGTGTTCCTGAGGAGGAAGCTATCTTGGATGAATTGGTCTACCATTACTTTGAGAGTGGTGAGCTTGGTAAATTGCTTGGGGATGAACAGATAAACAGAAGGCAATTTGAAAGGGTGATTAAAGTGGGACTTTGGTGCATCCAGGATGAGCCATCGCTTCGTCCTTCTATGAAGAAGGTTCTGCTTATGTTGGAAGGGACTGTAGACATCCCAATCCCTCCGAATCCAAGTTCTTTTCTCAATACCATCTAA